The Plasmodium reichenowi strain SY57 chromosome Unknown, whole genome shotgun sequence genome segment AAAGACCCACAAGGTAccttaaaatattatatacatacaaatatatatacatatatacatatatatatgttacCTATCCATTCAAACAAATAGATAAATTCTTGTAAGCATCCATGCTGTGAGGaagataatttaaaatCAGTAAAAAATTACTTTAAGGTTTATCACAAGAAATATATACCCAGCATTattcaaaagaaaaaaaaagaaaggaATGAACATGCTCCTCCCCTATTAAAGGATATACAAGATAAAAGATGCACAAACGTGTTTGAAAGGTTAAATGATAAACAATTTTATACGGGAGTtcaaaaaaacaaatttatggaat includes the following:
- a CDS encoding apicortin, putative, giving the protein MENFDEVIKEYQKYLEGKEKTHKINSCKHPCCEEDNLKSVKNYFKVYHKKYIPSIIQKKKKERNEHAPPLLKDIQDKRCTNVFERLNDKQFYTGVQKNKFMELLKNNKNKSSYCYNDI